One Mobula birostris isolate sMobBir1 chromosome 4, sMobBir1.hap1, whole genome shotgun sequence DNA window includes the following coding sequences:
- the LOC140196205 gene encoding carboxypeptidase B-like isoform X1: protein MKFLCLLGLITAVLAGPGIQRFDGEKVFRLKPLSEGEVDIVRSLAGLPTIDLWKPDSFDQVHADTTVDFQVSAEDVPMVQQLLKKSGLKYEVLIEDLQVMIEQQLDNKQRSASGHGYTKYNDLDTINQWVLGTVARNSNLMSLTEIGTSYEGRPIYVIKISKETSQTKPAIFMDCGIHAREWISPAFCQWFVKETINTYGSDPTITHILDTMDIFIVPVINVDGYSYTWSKDRLWRKTRSSIPGSHCRGVDPNRNWNAGWCSIGASKNPCSNTYCGPHVESEKSVKAVADFIRLHRQSIKAYLTIHSYSQMCLFPYSYTYDLAANHDELNQIAKEATTRLRSLYNTVYTYGPGATTIYPAAGGSDDWAYDLGIKYSFTFELRDTGRYGFLLPESQIKPTCEEAMLAIKYIANYVSNNLY, encoded by the exons GGAGAAGGTGTTTCGCCTGAAACCACTGAGTGAGGGGGAAGTGGATATTGTGAGAAGCCTGGCTGGTCTTCCAACG ATTGACTTATGGAAACCAGATTCCTTCGACCAAGTGCATGCTGATACCACTGTGGATTTCCAGGTGAGCGCTGAGGATGTGCCAATGGTTCAACAGCTTCTGAAGAAGAGTGGATTAAAATATGA AGTTTTAATTGAGGACCTTCAAGTAATGATCGAGCAACAACTTGATAACAAGCAGCGTTCAGCTAGTGGACATGGTTACACGAAGTACAATGACTTGGACACG ATCAATCAATGGGTTCTAGGCACCGTTGCCAGAAATTCGAACCTGATGTCTCTTACAGAAATTGGAACCAGCTATGAAGGACGACCGATCTATGTCATAAAG ATCAGTAAGGAAACAAGTCAAACTAAACCAGCCATCTTTATGGATTGTGGAATACACGCTCGAGAGTGGATTTCTCCAGCCTTTTGCCAGTGGTTTGTGAAGGAG ACAATCAACACTTACGGATCAgatcccaccatcacccacatcctgGACACCATGGACATCTTCATCGTCCCAGTGATTAATGTTGACGGTTATTCCTACACCTGGTCCAAA GATCGCTTATGGAGAAAAACTCGATCGAGTATTCCTGGTAGCCACTGCCGAGGAGTTGACCCCAATAGAAATTGGAACGCTGGATGGTGCT CCATTGGTGCCTCAAAGAACCCCTGTTCAAACACATACTGCGGTCCTCATGTAGAATCCGAGAAGTCGGTCAAGGCTGTTGCAGACTTCATCCGCCTCCACAGGCAGAGCATCAAGGCTTACCTGACCATCCACTCGTACTCTCAGATGTGTCTCTTCCCATACTCCTACACCTATGACTTAGCTGCAAATCACGATGAGCTG AATCAGATAGCCAAAGAAGCAACCACCCGCCTGAGGAGCCTGTACAATACAGTGTACACCTATGGCCCTGGTGCAACCACTATCT ATCCTGCAGCTGGTGGTTCAGATGACTGGGCCTATGATCTGGGCATAAAGTACTCCTTCACCTTTGAACTCCGTGACACTGGTAGATATGGTTTCCTGTTACCCGAATCTCAAATCAAACCTACCTGTGAAGAAGCGATGTTAGCCATTAAGTACATTGCTAACTACGTCAGCAACAACTTGTATTGA
- the LOC140196205 gene encoding carboxypeptidase B-like isoform X2: protein MSLTEIGTSYEGRPIYVIKISKETSQTKPAIFMDCGIHAREWISPAFCQWFVKETINTYGSDPTITHILDTMDIFIVPVINVDGYSYTWSKDRLWRKTRSSIPGSHCRGVDPNRNWNAGWCSIGASKNPCSNTYCGPHVESEKSVKAVADFIRLHRQSIKAYLTIHSYSQMCLFPYSYTYDLAANHDELNQIAKEATTRLRSLYNTVYTYGPGATTIYPAAGGSDDWAYDLGIKYSFTFELRDTGRYGFLLPESQIKPTCEEAMLAIKYIANYVSNNLY, encoded by the exons ATGTCTCTTACAGAAATTGGAACCAGCTATGAAGGACGACCGATCTATGTCATAAAG ATCAGTAAGGAAACAAGTCAAACTAAACCAGCCATCTTTATGGATTGTGGAATACACGCTCGAGAGTGGATTTCTCCAGCCTTTTGCCAGTGGTTTGTGAAGGAG ACAATCAACACTTACGGATCAgatcccaccatcacccacatcctgGACACCATGGACATCTTCATCGTCCCAGTGATTAATGTTGACGGTTATTCCTACACCTGGTCCAAA GATCGCTTATGGAGAAAAACTCGATCGAGTATTCCTGGTAGCCACTGCCGAGGAGTTGACCCCAATAGAAATTGGAACGCTGGATGGTGCT CCATTGGTGCCTCAAAGAACCCCTGTTCAAACACATACTGCGGTCCTCATGTAGAATCCGAGAAGTCGGTCAAGGCTGTTGCAGACTTCATCCGCCTCCACAGGCAGAGCATCAAGGCTTACCTGACCATCCACTCGTACTCTCAGATGTGTCTCTTCCCATACTCCTACACCTATGACTTAGCTGCAAATCACGATGAGCTG AATCAGATAGCCAAAGAAGCAACCACCCGCCTGAGGAGCCTGTACAATACAGTGTACACCTATGGCCCTGGTGCAACCACTATCT ATCCTGCAGCTGGTGGTTCAGATGACTGGGCCTATGATCTGGGCATAAAGTACTCCTTCACCTTTGAACTCCGTGACACTGGTAGATATGGTTTCCTGTTACCCGAATCTCAAATCAAACCTACCTGTGAAGAAGCGATGTTAGCCATTAAGTACATTGCTAACTACGTCAGCAACAACTTGTATTGA